In Flavivirga abyssicola, the following are encoded in one genomic region:
- a CDS encoding GxxExxY protein: MGEQEQLFENYLATKIVDCCYHIHVNLGPGLLESVYEEVLFSELTEKGFKVERQKQLPVIWKNKKLDLGFRTDLIVENKVIIEIKSVQEIHPVHPKQLLTYLKLSGLKLGLLINFNSPLIKTGITRIVNGL, translated from the coding sequence ATGGGTGAACAAGAACAGCTTTTTGAGAATTATTTAGCAACAAAAATAGTTGATTGCTGTTATCATATACATGTTAATTTAGGTCCAGGTTTACTAGAGTCTGTTTATGAAGAAGTTTTGTTTTCTGAATTAACTGAAAAAGGGTTTAAAGTAGAGCGTCAAAAGCAATTACCGGTTATTTGGAAAAATAAAAAACTAGATTTAGGATTTAGAACTGATTTAATTGTTGAAAATAAAGTGATTATTGAGATAAAATCGGTACAGGAAATTCATCCAGTTCATCCGAAGCAATTATTAACATATCTAAAATTATCAGGCTTAAAACTTGGATTACTAATTAATTTTAATAGCCCTTTAATAAAGACAGGAATAACCAGAATAGTTAATGGTTTATAA
- a CDS encoding GSCFA domain-containing protein, with protein sequence MKLQTKIPLEKQSKNLIDYHSNMLLIGSCFVENIGEKLDYFKFKNTQNPFGILFHPKAIENLISDAINKKTYLEKDVFFHNEQWHSFNAHSKFSNTSKEAVLHNLNGNIKSANQQIQESTHIVITLGTAWIYRSTHTKEVVANCHKVPQKEFTKELLSVDEISTSIETIVSLIRDVNSKADIIFTVSPVRHIKDGFIENTQSKAHLISGIHQVLNQKPSTVNHQSFYFPSYEIMMDELRDYRFYKEDMIHPNTTAVNYIWDRFQEVWMSSKANKTMEKIDVIQKGLQHKPFNPNSEAHQKFLQNIEAKKTQLKTQFPHILF encoded by the coding sequence ATGAAACTACAAACCAAAATACCATTAGAAAAGCAGTCTAAAAACCTAATAGACTATCATTCTAATATGCTATTAATAGGTTCTTGCTTTGTAGAAAATATAGGAGAGAAGCTAGATTATTTTAAATTTAAAAATACTCAAAACCCTTTTGGCATTTTATTTCATCCCAAAGCCATTGAAAATTTAATATCTGATGCGATAAATAAAAAGACATATTTAGAAAAAGATGTTTTTTTTCATAATGAACAATGGCATAGCTTTAATGCACATTCAAAATTCAGTAATACCTCCAAAGAAGCTGTGTTACATAATTTAAATGGAAACATTAAATCAGCAAATCAGCAAATCCAAGAATCAACTCATATTGTTATCACTTTAGGAACTGCTTGGATATATCGTTCTACACATACTAAAGAGGTTGTCGCAAATTGCCATAAAGTTCCTCAAAAAGAGTTTACAAAAGAATTACTTTCAGTTGATGAAATTTCTACATCAATAGAAACCATAGTGAGTTTAATTAGGGATGTAAATTCTAAAGCAGACATTATTTTTACCGTATCTCCTGTACGTCATATAAAAGATGGCTTTATTGAAAACACTCAGAGTAAAGCACATTTAATAAGTGGAATACATCAAGTCTTGAATCAAAAACCATCTACTGTTAATCATCAATCATTTTATTTTCCTTCCTATGAAATCATGATGGATGAACTTCGTGATTATCGCTTTTATAAAGAAGATATGATTCATCCCAATACAACAGCTGTAAATTATATTTGGGATCGTTTTCAAGAGGTTTGGATGTCTTCAAAAGCAAATAAAACCATGGAAAAAATTGATGTTATTCAAAAAGGATTACAGCACAAACCATTTAATCCAAACTCTGAAGCACATCAAAAATTTCTTCAAAATATAGAAGCTAAGAAAACGCAGCTTAAAACTCAATTTCCACACATACTATTTTAA
- a CDS encoding DUF4136 domain-containing protein, with protein sequence MKKLLNFLPLLALLIVVTSCSSVRVAADYDKNANFGEYKTFAFFKTGIDKAEISDLDKRRILRAIEAEMLTKGFIKSENPDLLVSLFTKSQQRVDVYNNSWGFGGWGWGGFGPWGAGFGPGWGWGWNQPSVSTSIQGVLYIDLIDSSKKELVWQGMGTGYLSRNMEKKEARIKEFVTEIMTKYPPVAQQ encoded by the coding sequence ATGAAAAAACTATTAAACTTTTTACCACTTTTAGCATTGCTTATTGTGGTTACTTCGTGCAGTTCTGTACGTGTCGCTGCAGATTATGATAAGAATGCTAATTTTGGAGAGTACAAAACTTTTGCATTTTTTAAAACAGGTATTGACAAAGCTGAAATTAGTGATTTAGACAAACGAAGAATTCTTCGTGCTATTGAAGCTGAAATGCTAACCAAAGGCTTTATAAAATCTGAAAATCCTGATTTATTAGTAAGCCTTTTTACAAAATCTCAGCAACGTGTAGATGTTTACAATAACTCCTGGGGCTTTGGTGGCTGGGGCTGGGGAGGCTTTGGTCCTTGGGGAGCAGGTTTTGGTCCTGGTTGGGGCTGGGGTTGGAATCAACCTAGTGTTTCTACCAGTATACAAGGTGTTCTATACATAGACCTGATTGATTCCAGTAAAAAGGAATTAGTTTGGCAAGGTATGGGAACTGGGTATTTAAGCAGAAATATGGAGAAAAAAGAAGCTCGTATTAAAGAGTTTGTAACAGAAATTATGACGAAATACCCTCCGGTAGCTCAACAATAA
- a CDS encoding DUF4230 domain-containing protein produces the protein MRKILFGVIITLVVLFSFKYCGGKVEERTVLQENSALIQQQINNVGKLVVTEGHFSEVFNYKNSKDVFGDYFTSEKKALIVVNAEITIAYDLSKIEFEVDEASKTLTILSIPKEDIKINPDLEYYDIQSDFFNPFEAKDYNDIKKIVKASLDKKLEASDLKANAKNRLISELSKFYILTNSLGWTLKYNENPVSTIDALQGLKL, from the coding sequence ATGCGTAAAATTCTATTTGGTGTCATCATTACTTTAGTTGTTCTGTTTTCTTTTAAATACTGTGGAGGTAAGGTAGAAGAGAGAACAGTGCTTCAAGAAAATTCAGCTCTCATACAACAACAAATTAATAATGTTGGAAAGTTAGTGGTAACAGAAGGCCATTTTAGTGAAGTCTTTAATTATAAGAACTCTAAAGATGTATTTGGAGATTATTTTACTTCAGAAAAAAAAGCCTTGATTGTTGTTAATGCAGAGATTACCATAGCTTATGATTTAAGTAAAATTGAATTTGAAGTAGATGAAGCCAGTAAAACACTAACTATTTTAAGTATTCCAAAAGAAGACATAAAAATTAATCCAGATTTGGAGTATTATGATATACAGTCGGACTTTTTTAATCCTTTTGAAGCTAAAGATTATAACGATATAAAGAAGATTGTTAAGGCATCATTAGATAAAAAGTTAGAAGCTTCCGATTTAAAGGCAAATGCTAAAAATAGATTAATAAGTGAACTTTCAAAATTCTATATTCTAACAAATTCTTTAGGGTGGACTTTAAAATACAACGAAAATCCTGTGTCTACAATAGATGCTTTGCAGGGATTAAAATTATAG
- a CDS encoding pyridoxal-phosphate dependent enzyme, producing the protein MDKSTLQRVHNLIKPYIHRTPVLTSQLLNTLCEANIFFKCENFQKMGAFKMRGGVNAILNLTDEQKSRGVVTHSSGNFAQALSLAGKHLNVKAYIVMPENSPQVKKDAVKAYGGIIIECDSNINARETEAARIQKEKGAAFIHPSNNDDVIHGQGTVAIELLEDFSDLEYIFTPVGGGGLLAGTILAANHFSNDCKVIAGEPKEADDAYRSLISGNIEKNKTSDTIADGLRSHLGDRNFPIIKEHVEDIIRVEEDDIIKAMRLIWERMKIVIEPSAAVAFAAVLKDKKRIKNKKIGVILSGGNVDVSNLPF; encoded by the coding sequence ATGGATAAGTCTACTTTACAAAGGGTTCATAATCTTATAAAGCCTTATATACACAGAACTCCTGTTCTAACCTCACAATTATTGAATACACTATGTGAAGCCAATATCTTTTTTAAATGTGAAAACTTTCAGAAAATGGGTGCATTTAAAATGAGAGGCGGCGTAAATGCTATTTTAAATCTAACCGATGAACAAAAAAGCAGAGGCGTTGTTACACATTCTTCAGGGAATTTTGCACAGGCATTATCATTGGCAGGGAAACACCTAAATGTAAAAGCATACATTGTTATGCCGGAGAATTCCCCACAAGTTAAAAAGGATGCAGTTAAAGCTTATGGTGGTATTATTATTGAATGCGATTCTAATATAAATGCCCGAGAAACAGAAGCAGCAAGAATTCAAAAAGAAAAAGGAGCAGCCTTTATTCACCCTTCTAATAATGACGACGTTATTCATGGTCAGGGCACTGTTGCTATAGAATTATTAGAGGATTTTAGTGATTTAGAGTATATTTTCACACCTGTTGGTGGTGGTGGTTTATTGGCAGGGACTATTTTAGCGGCAAATCATTTTTCTAATGACTGTAAAGTAATAGCTGGAGAGCCTAAAGAAGCCGATGATGCTTATAGATCATTAATTTCTGGAAATATTGAAAAAAATAAAACATCTGATACGATAGCCGATGGCTTACGGTCTCATTTAGGAGATAGAAATTTCCCAATTATAAAAGAACATGTTGAAGATATCATACGAGTTGAAGAAGATGACATTATTAAGGCAATGAGACTAATTTGGGAACGTATGAAAATTGTAATAGAACCCTCGGCAGCAGTTGCTTTTGCAGCTGTTCTAAAAGATAAAAAACGTATTAAAAATAAGAAGATTGGAGTTATATTATCTGGGGGAAATGTAGATGTGTCCAATTTGCCTTTTTAA
- a CDS encoding 1-aminocyclopropane-1-carboxylate deaminase/D-cysteine desulfhydrase codes for MMFKLGHSINQPVNLPNSKGVELFIKREDEIHPFVSGNKYRKLKYNLLEAKKKGFKTLLTFGGAFSNHIAAVASAGNLLGFKTIGVIRGEELENKILDNETLSFAKQNGMQFKFVSREAYRNKTSEAFLAKLKDTFNDFYLIPEGGTNALAVKGCEEILTETDKAFDYICCAVGTGGTISGLINCSKLSQQVLGFPALKGDFLQQDISKFVTKTNWDLITDYHFGGYAKINDELVAFINTFKELNKIPLDPVYTGKMMFGVFDLINKGYFKKGSKILAIHTGGLQGIKGMNRVLKNKNLQIIE; via the coding sequence ATGATGTTTAAGCTAGGGCATAGTATAAATCAACCCGTAAACTTACCTAATAGTAAGGGCGTCGAGTTATTTATAAAGCGGGAAGATGAGATACATCCTTTCGTGTCTGGGAATAAATATAGAAAGCTTAAATACAACCTTCTGGAAGCGAAAAAAAAAGGATTTAAGACGCTTCTTACTTTTGGAGGTGCTTTTTCTAATCATATAGCAGCTGTCGCTTCAGCTGGGAACTTATTAGGTTTTAAAACCATTGGCGTTATTAGAGGTGAGGAGTTAGAAAATAAAATCTTAGATAATGAAACCTTAAGCTTTGCAAAGCAAAATGGGATGCAGTTTAAATTTGTTTCCAGAGAGGCATATAGAAATAAAACATCTGAGGCTTTTTTAGCTAAATTAAAAGATACGTTTAACGATTTTTATTTAATCCCAGAGGGAGGAACAAATGCCTTAGCCGTTAAGGGATGTGAAGAGATATTAACAGAAACAGATAAGGCTTTTGATTATATATGTTGTGCCGTTGGAACCGGCGGAACAATTTCCGGGCTTATAAATTGTTCAAAACTCAGTCAACAAGTTTTAGGTTTTCCAGCCTTAAAAGGTGATTTTTTACAACAAGATATTAGTAAATTTGTAACTAAAACGAATTGGGACTTAATAACCGATTATCATTTTGGCGGGTATGCGAAAATAAATGATGAATTAGTGGCGTTTATCAATACGTTTAAAGAATTAAATAAAATACCGTTAGACCCTGTTTATACAGGTAAAATGATGTTTGGGGTTTTTGATTTAATTAATAAAGGTTATTTTAAAAAGGGCTCAAAGATTTTAGCAATTCATACTGGGGGCTTACAAGGTATTAAAGGAATGAATAGAGTATTAAAAAATAAAAATTTACAAATAATTGAATAG
- a CDS encoding aromatic amino acid hydroxylase: MSNTIETNNILNRLPKHLMQFIKPQDYDDYSAIDQAVWRYVMRKNVNFLSTVAHKSYLEGLNQTGISIDSIPNMYGMNRILKDIGWAAVAVDGFIPPNAFMEFQAYNVLVIASDIRQLEHIEYTPAPDIIHEGAGHAPIIANPEYAEYLRRFGEIGCKAISSAKDYELYEAVRHLSIIKEAPNSSESDIAATEKKVEALQQNMGEPSEMALIRNLHWWTVEYGLIGTLENPKIYGAGLLSSIGESAWCMTDEVEKLPYDINATYKDFDITKPQPQLFVTPDFANLSLILEEFANTMALRKGGLSGVNKLIESNALGTIELSTGLQISGIFAHVIESNGYPIYIQTNGETALAYREKELVGHGTNTHKNGFGSPIGKLKGINLAIEDMSPRDLSAYDIYEEQNITLEFEGGVKVSGEIITGKRNLQGKIILISLKNCTVTHNETILFQPEWGIYDMAIGKEIVSAFSGIADLNSFDLITHVPSTKTIQIKKSDQQIQLEALYQQVRDYRDHKNKTISRTKVLEQLIEKHPNDWLLPVELYELAAIGNESNLCESILAHLETIKRNRPEVGHLIDDGLEIVRQTVSI; this comes from the coding sequence ATGTCTAACACTATTGAAACTAACAATATCTTAAATCGTTTACCAAAACATTTAATGCAGTTTATAAAACCGCAAGATTATGATGACTATTCTGCTATAGATCAAGCTGTTTGGCGTTATGTCATGCGCAAAAATGTTAATTTTTTAAGTACTGTAGCACACAAATCCTATCTAGAAGGTTTAAATCAAACAGGCATTTCCATTGATAGTATTCCTAATATGTACGGCATGAACAGGATTTTAAAAGATATTGGTTGGGCAGCAGTTGCTGTTGATGGTTTTATCCCCCCAAACGCATTCATGGAATTTCAAGCATACAACGTATTGGTTATTGCTAGTGATATTAGACAGTTAGAACATATAGAATACACACCAGCTCCTGATATTATACACGAAGGTGCAGGGCATGCTCCTATTATTGCCAACCCAGAATATGCGGAATACTTAAGACGCTTTGGAGAAATTGGCTGTAAAGCTATTTCATCTGCTAAAGACTATGAATTATACGAAGCTGTTAGGCATTTATCTATTATAAAAGAGGCTCCAAATTCCAGTGAAAGTGATATCGCTGCTACGGAAAAAAAGGTAGAAGCCTTACAACAAAACATGGGTGAGCCAAGTGAAATGGCACTTATTAGAAATTTACACTGGTGGACAGTTGAATACGGCTTAATTGGAACTCTAGAAAATCCAAAAATATATGGTGCTGGGCTATTATCTTCCATTGGTGAAAGTGCTTGGTGTATGACTGATGAAGTGGAAAAGCTCCCTTATGATATTAATGCCACCTATAAAGATTTTGATATCACCAAACCTCAACCTCAACTTTTTGTAACGCCAGACTTTGCTAATTTAAGTCTTATTTTAGAAGAATTCGCAAATACTATGGCTTTACGTAAAGGAGGGCTTTCTGGAGTTAATAAATTAATAGAGTCTAATGCTTTAGGGACTATTGAACTAAGTACTGGCTTGCAAATCTCAGGAATATTCGCCCATGTTATTGAAAGCAATGGATACCCAATTTACATTCAAACTAATGGAGAAACAGCTCTAGCTTATCGAGAAAAAGAATTGGTTGGACATGGTACCAATACTCACAAGAATGGTTTCGGGTCTCCTATAGGTAAACTTAAAGGGATTAACTTAGCTATTGAAGACATGAGTCCGCGCGATTTAAGTGCTTATGATATTTATGAAGAACAAAACATCACTTTAGAATTTGAAGGCGGCGTAAAAGTATCTGGTGAAATTATTACCGGTAAGCGCAACCTTCAAGGAAAAATAATACTCATTAGCTTAAAAAATTGTACCGTTACGCATAATGAAACCATATTATTTCAACCAGAATGGGGTATTTATGATATGGCGATAGGAAAAGAAATTGTTTCTGCATTCTCTGGAATTGCCGATTTAAATAGTTTTGATTTAATTACACATGTTCCTTCCACCAAAACAATTCAAATAAAAAAATCTGATCAACAAATACAATTAGAGGCACTTTATCAACAAGTTAGAGATTACAGGGATCATAAAAATAAAACCATTTCCAGAACTAAGGTGTTGGAACAGTTAATCGAAAAACATCCTAATGACTGGCTATTACCTGTAGAACTCTACGAATTAGCAGCTATAGGTAACGAATCTAACCTTTGCGAAAGTATTTTAGCTCATTTGGAAACCATAAAACGAAACAGACCAGAAGTTGGTCATTTAATTGATGATGGTTTAGAAATTGTTAGGCAAACAGTGAGTATTTAA
- the hemL gene encoding glutamate-1-semialdehyde 2,1-aminomutase has translation MNYKRSSSLFTEAEKVIPGGVNSPVRAFKAVGGTPIFVKEAKGAYLYDEDDNRLIDYINSWGPMILGHVYAPVVNAVVEKAKKGTSFGMPTEIETQIAELAVSMVPNIDKIRFVNSGTEACMSAVRLARGFTGKDKIIKFAGCYHGHSDSFLIQAGSGAITFGTPNSPGVTEGTAKDTLLARYNDIENVRQLIEANKDEVACIIIEPVAGNMGCIPPKDGFLKALRDLCDTHNVLLIFDEVMTGFRLAKGGAQELFGIDADIVCFGKVIGGGLPVGAFAARNEIMNHLAPLGPVYQAGTLSGNPLAMAAGLAMLNELNNDTNIFNRLAEKTAYLHKGISKVLNDNNVVHTVNRVGSMISVHFDDSEVVDFETSAKGNNDTFKTFFHGMLNEGVYIAPSAFETWFITDALTYEDLDFTIAAVNSVVKTL, from the coding sequence ATGAACTATAAGAGAAGTAGCTCGCTATTTACAGAAGCAGAAAAGGTTATACCGGGAGGTGTAAATTCGCCAGTAAGAGCATTCAAAGCAGTTGGAGGGACTCCTATTTTTGTAAAAGAAGCAAAAGGAGCTTATCTGTATGACGAAGATGATAACCGATTAATAGATTATATTAATTCTTGGGGTCCGATGATTTTAGGGCATGTATATGCCCCTGTTGTAAATGCCGTAGTAGAAAAAGCAAAAAAAGGAACATCGTTTGGAATGCCAACAGAAATTGAAACTCAAATAGCAGAGTTAGCAGTTTCAATGGTGCCTAATATTGATAAAATACGATTTGTAAACTCTGGTACAGAAGCATGTATGAGTGCGGTGCGTTTAGCGCGTGGCTTTACGGGAAAAGATAAAATTATAAAATTTGCGGGCTGTTACCACGGACATAGTGATTCGTTCTTAATACAAGCAGGCAGTGGTGCTATTACTTTCGGAACACCTAATAGTCCTGGAGTTACAGAAGGAACCGCTAAAGATACATTATTGGCTCGTTACAATGACATTGAAAATGTAAGACAATTAATTGAAGCGAATAAAGATGAGGTCGCTTGCATTATTATAGAGCCCGTAGCTGGAAATATGGGGTGTATTCCACCTAAAGACGGTTTTTTAAAAGCTTTAAGAGACTTGTGCGATACACATAATGTATTACTGATTTTTGATGAGGTTATGACTGGGTTCCGTTTAGCAAAAGGTGGTGCACAAGAATTGTTTGGTATTGATGCGGATATTGTTTGCTTCGGAAAAGTAATTGGAGGTGGTTTACCTGTTGGAGCATTTGCTGCTAGGAATGAGATTATGAATCATTTAGCGCCATTAGGCCCCGTTTATCAAGCAGGGACTTTAAGCGGTAATCCTTTGGCTATGGCTGCTGGTTTAGCAATGTTAAATGAATTAAATAATGATACCAATATTTTTAATCGTTTAGCTGAAAAAACAGCATATCTACATAAAGGAATTTCTAAAGTTTTAAATGATAACAATGTAGTTCATACTGTAAACAGAGTTGGTTCTATGATTTCGGTTCACTTTGATGATTCGGAAGTTGTAGATTTTGAAACATCTGCAAAAGGAAATAACGATACATTTAAGACATTCTTTCATGGGATGTTAAATGAGGGTGTTTATATTGCACCAAGTGCTTTCGAAACATGGTTTATTACGGATGCCTTAACTTATGAAGATTTAGATTTTACTATAGCTGCCGTGAATTCGGTTGTAAAAACTTTATGA
- a CDS encoding enoyl-CoA hydratase/isomerase family protein produces MDESYVKLRVDKHVGYIEFFHPNRNSMPSDVLALLAKTITEAGNDNDINVIVLKSGGNRTFCAGASFNEVISIENPETGTLFFSGFANVINAIRKCPKLIIGRIQGKTVGGGVGLAAATDYCLATKYASIRLSELSIGIGPFVIEPVVTRKIGLPAMSQMTIDAETFFSAEFAKEKGLYADVFETSEELDEAVEILATKLASYNPEALAEMKTVFWKGTDHWDTLLTERAKISGKLVLSKFTKKTLKRFR; encoded by the coding sequence ATGGACGAATCATACGTAAAGTTAAGAGTAGATAAACATGTTGGATATATAGAGTTTTTCCACCCTAATAGAAATTCTATGCCTAGTGATGTTTTAGCATTGTTAGCAAAAACTATTACAGAAGCTGGAAACGATAATGACATAAATGTTATTGTTTTAAAAAGCGGAGGCAATAGAACCTTTTGTGCTGGAGCCAGTTTTAATGAAGTCATATCCATAGAAAATCCAGAAACAGGAACGCTTTTTTTCTCAGGGTTTGCAAATGTGATAAATGCTATTCGCAAATGTCCAAAATTAATTATTGGCCGTATTCAAGGTAAAACAGTAGGTGGAGGCGTTGGTTTAGCTGCAGCAACAGATTATTGTTTAGCTACAAAATATGCATCTATTAGATTAAGTGAGTTAAGTATTGGTATTGGACCTTTTGTAATAGAACCAGTAGTTACTAGAAAAATAGGATTACCTGCGATGTCTCAAATGACTATAGATGCTGAAACTTTTTTCTCAGCAGAGTTTGCTAAAGAAAAAGGATTGTATGCAGATGTTTTTGAAACATCGGAAGAACTTGATGAAGCTGTCGAAATTTTGGCTACAAAATTAGCATCTTATAACCCTGAAGCTTTAGCAGAAATGAAAACCGTTTTTTGGAAGGGTACAGACCACTGGGATACTTTATTAACTGAACGTGCCAAAATAAGTGGTAAATTAGTGTTGAGTAAATTTACAAAAAAGACCTTAAAACGGTTTCGGTAA
- a CDS encoding glucosaminidase domain-containing protein, translating into MLSKIALILCLGCFLFSCRSKKAIVAKKPNTTTVVIGDNKEETKKTPKTSTKVYANATEKYIDVYQEIAQHEMDLYGIPASITLAQGILESGSGKGRLSVKANNHFGIKCHGWTGAKIYHDDDRAQECFRKYKDAKYSFRDHSLFLKDRKRYAKLFKLKKGDYKGWARELRAAGYATDKKYPQKLISIIERYELYNLDKGVLVDSHEGFEMPTTSESETITYTVAKGDTLYSISRKYNVTVNDLQKLNGLNDTALSIGQVLVVKP; encoded by the coding sequence ATACTAAGTAAAATAGCATTAATATTATGTTTAGGATGTTTCCTTTTTAGTTGCCGTTCTAAAAAAGCAATAGTTGCAAAAAAGCCTAATACAACTACAGTAGTAATAGGTGATAATAAAGAAGAAACAAAAAAAACGCCTAAAACTTCAACTAAGGTCTATGCGAATGCTACGGAGAAATACATTGATGTTTATCAAGAAATAGCTCAGCACGAAATGGATTTGTATGGTATCCCAGCAAGTATCACATTAGCTCAAGGGATTCTTGAATCGGGTTCTGGTAAAGGACGTCTTTCTGTAAAAGCCAATAATCATTTTGGCATTAAATGCCATGGTTGGACTGGAGCCAAAATTTATCATGATGATGATAGAGCACAAGAATGTTTTAGAAAATACAAAGATGCTAAGTATTCATTTAGGGATCATTCGCTCTTCTTGAAAGATAGAAAGCGCTATGCGAAGCTTTTCAAATTAAAAAAAGGAGATTATAAAGGCTGGGCGAGAGAATTAAGAGCTGCAGGTTATGCTACCGATAAAAAGTATCCTCAAAAATTAATTAGCATCATTGAGCGTTATGAATTGTACAATCTAGATAAGGGCGTATTGGTTGATTCCCATGAGGGATTTGAAATGCCAACGACTTCAGAGTCTGAAACTATTACATACACTGTTGCTAAAGGAGATACGTTATATTCTATTTCAAGGAAATATAATGTTACGGTTAATGACCTTCAAAAATTAAACGGATTAAACGATACCGCCTTAAGTATAGGGCAGGTATTAGTTGTAAAACCATAA
- a CDS encoding DUF5522 domain-containing protein, protein MKKIIPIEEGDYYLTPEGYRCFTEQYHLRRGYCCESGCRHCPYGYDKNKG, encoded by the coding sequence ATGAAAAAAATAATTCCCATAGAGGAAGGTGATTACTACTTAACACCAGAAGGTTACCGCTGTTTTACAGAGCAATATCACTTAAGAAGAGGTTATTGTTGTGAGAGCGGATGCAGACATTGCCCTTACGGATATGACAAAAACAAAGGGTAG
- a CDS encoding bestrophin family protein gives MYTRRIFPVLGVLKWTRRHIFLFIFLALIPVILFDVLGLKWLHVPWLPLGVLGTAVAFIVSFKNNASYDRLWEARKIWGGIVNASRSWTIMVKDFINNDHTVKARTEEEMQSIKRELIHRHVAWLTALRYQLRKDKPWEMHLKSKRSNQEFRTSKYRVCEDVEDLDGAIKPYLSEAEYKEVFAKGNQASQLLGIQSRRLKELMNQGLIEDFRHMEMMNMLVEFYALQGKSERIKNFPYPRQFATLNYMFVWIFILLIPYGIMEEFESFGDKILGLLQRHEERSSLMHIAQETIAKHFVWFSVPFSALISWVFHTMEVIGENTENPFEGGPNDVPITDMSRGIEIDIRQLIDDTDIPGPYVWPNDIVM, from the coding sequence ATGTACACAAGACGTATATTTCCAGTGCTTGGAGTTTTGAAGTGGACTCGAAGGCACATTTTCTTATTTATATTCTTAGCTTTAATACCCGTTATTTTATTTGATGTGTTGGGCTTAAAATGGTTGCATGTGCCTTGGTTACCACTTGGTGTGCTAGGTACCGCAGTGGCATTTATTGTGAGTTTTAAAAATAATGCATCTTATGATAGACTCTGGGAAGCTCGAAAAATATGGGGAGGTATTGTTAATGCCTCGCGCTCCTGGACAATCATGGTAAAAGATTTTATTAATAATGACCATACAGTTAAAGCAAGGACGGAGGAAGAAATGCAATCAATCAAGCGAGAGTTAATACACAGACATGTGGCTTGGCTAACAGCTTTGAGGTATCAATTGCGAAAAGATAAACCTTGGGAAATGCATTTAAAATCTAAACGATCTAATCAAGAATTTAGAACCTCAAAATATAGAGTTTGTGAAGATGTTGAAGATTTAGATGGCGCTATAAAACCATATCTTTCGGAAGCAGAATATAAAGAAGTTTTTGCTAAAGGAAATCAAGCTTCTCAATTATTAGGAATTCAATCCCGACGCTTAAAAGAATTGATGAATCAAGGTTTGATTGAGGATTTTAGACATATGGAAATGATGAATATGCTGGTGGAGTTTTATGCGCTTCAAGGAAAAAGTGAACGTATTAAGAACTTTCCGTACCCAAGGCAATTTGCGACACTTAACTACATGTTTGTCTGGATTTTTATTTTATTAATTCCTTATGGCATTATGGAAGAGTTTGAAAGCTTTGGTGATAAAATTTTAGGATTATTACAAAGACATGAGGAACGGTCATCTTTAATGCATATAGCTCAGGAAACTATAGCAAAACATTTTGTATGGTTTTCTGTTCCTTTTAGTGCTTTAATCTCATGGGTATTTCATACTATGGAGGTTATAGGCGAGAATACTGAAAATCCTTTTGAAGGAGGCCCTAACGATGTGCCTATTACCGATATGAGTAGAGGTATTGAGATTGATATTAGACAACTTATTGACGATACAGATATTCCAGGACCATACGTGTGGCCCAATGATATAGTGATGTAA